From the genome of Sulfitobacter sp. DSM 110093, one region includes:
- a CDS encoding lipocalin family protein, which yields MGRFASYGARRVAVLMLLGALVACNRSEPPPVQTGFRNAEAVIGATSRYDAAQFGGDWQVRAAFPNDANLRAVTFAPQGPTLIKHRQVCDAAAACTDRRDLWALSEEGPARYTMRAAVGGAERAFWVLWVDEGFRTAVIGSPEGGYGWILDRQATGGEDRITAAREILDFNGYDISALQMRR from the coding sequence ATGGGCCGTTTCGCATCCTATGGGGCGCGCCGTGTCGCTGTGCTTATGCTGCTCGGCGCTCTGGTGGCCTGCAACCGCAGCGAACCGCCCCCCGTGCAGACCGGTTTTCGCAATGCCGAGGCGGTGATCGGGGCCACCAGCCGCTATGACGCGGCGCAGTTTGGCGGCGATTGGCAGGTCCGGGCGGCTTTTCCCAATGATGCCAATCTGCGCGCGGTGACCTTTGCGCCGCAGGGGCCAACGTTGATCAAGCACCGCCAAGTCTGTGATGCTGCTGCAGCTTGCACCGACCGCCGTGACCTCTGGGCGCTGAGCGAAGAGGGTCCGGCGCGCTATACCATGCGTGCCGCCGTGGGCGGGGCCGAGCGTGCGTTCTGGGTGCTTTGGGTCGATGAAGGCTTCCGCACCGCCGTCATCGGCAGCCCCGAAGGGGGTTACGGCTGGATCCTTGACCGTCAGGCGACAGGCGGCGAAGACCGGATCACCGCGGCGCGAGAGATTTTGGATTTCAACGGCTATGACATCAGTGCGCTGCAAATGAGGCGCTGA
- a CDS encoding PAS domain-containing protein, with product MAWLSLRLKWPRVLRRICRASAQDSSALPSTGMALDAIPVHGIVYDAKRRVLWLNLYGPPQTINVGQQDADGSSRPQITDGDKGRIIPYVKACSAEIEIEFDHAGRVHHANQEACGVTYGLGDCLVGQDIADLFGPRLGDGAKIGRLVQQIWHGAQQQGCFEMHPGEETARIVAGAFTAVLAPDGAVRGIRFLGAEVAANCLAPTTGTGHQGRPKRALPH from the coding sequence TTGGCTTGGCTTTCTTTGCGGTTGAAATGGCCAAGGGTTTTGCGCCGGATCTGCCGGGCGTCTGCCCAAGATAGCAGCGCGCTGCCCAGTACAGGGATGGCGCTGGATGCGATACCAGTTCACGGAATTGTTTATGACGCTAAGCGACGCGTTCTGTGGCTGAACCTCTACGGCCCGCCCCAGACCATCAATGTGGGGCAGCAAGACGCAGATGGTAGCTCTCGGCCTCAGATCACGGACGGTGATAAGGGCCGCATCATTCCTTACGTCAAGGCGTGTAGCGCAGAGATTGAAATTGAGTTTGATCACGCGGGGCGTGTCCACCACGCCAATCAAGAGGCCTGCGGCGTGACTTATGGTTTGGGGGATTGCTTGGTAGGCCAAGACATCGCCGATCTCTTTGGGCCGCGTCTGGGCGATGGGGCAAAGATCGGCAGGCTGGTGCAGCAGATCTGGCATGGTGCGCAGCAACAGGGGTGTTTTGAGATGCATCCGGGGGAGGAGACCGCCCGGATTGTCGCGGGCGCGTTTACTGCCGTGTTGGCTCCGGACGGTGCGGTTCGGGGCATCCGGTTTCTGGGGGCCGAGGTTGCGGCCAATTGCTTGGCGCCAACCACAGGAACAGGGCATCAGGGCCGACCCAAGCGCGCTCTGCCGCACTAA
- a CDS encoding aldo/keto reductase — protein sequence MKMNKLGSSDIEVSHFCLGSMTWGTQNTAEEGHAQIDRALDAGINFIDTAEMYPVNPISAETVGRTEEIIGQWFARDKRRDEVVLASKHSGEGMQHARNGAPISSDTIPGAIEGSLKRLQTDYIDLYQFHWPNRGSYMFRKNWTFDPSSQNRAETMAHMEDALGALQREVERGTIRAFGLSNESAWGLTQWAAVAERTGGPRPISVQNEYSLMCRLADTDVSETCVNEQIDMLSFSPLAAGLLTGKYQGGKVPAGSRLSLNENLGGRVTPRAFEAVAAYLDVAQKHGLDPVQMALAWCATRPFMGSVIFGATSLEQLDVALGGADLTLSDEVMADLDAAHKSHPMPY from the coding sequence ATGAAGATGAACAAGCTCGGCTCAAGCGATATCGAGGTCTCGCATTTCTGTTTGGGCTCCATGACATGGGGCACCCAGAACACCGCCGAAGAGGGCCACGCGCAGATCGACCGCGCGCTCGACGCCGGGATCAACTTCATCGACACGGCCGAGATGTATCCCGTGAACCCGATCAGCGCCGAGACGGTGGGCCGAACGGAAGAGATCATTGGCCAGTGGTTTGCCCGCGACAAGCGCCGCGATGAGGTGGTCTTGGCCAGCAAACATTCCGGCGAGGGGATGCAACATGCCCGCAATGGTGCTCCGATCTCATCTGATACGATCCCCGGTGCCATCGAAGGGTCACTGAAGCGGTTGCAGACGGATTACATCGACCTGTACCAATTTCACTGGCCGAACCGGGGCAGCTATATGTTCCGCAAGAATTGGACCTTTGACCCCTCAAGCCAGAACCGGGCCGAGACCATGGCCCATATGGAAGACGCCCTCGGCGCGCTGCAGCGCGAGGTTGAGCGGGGCACGATCCGTGCATTTGGTCTGAGCAACGAAAGCGCATGGGGGCTGACCCAATGGGCTGCCGTGGCCGAGCGCACGGGCGGGCCGCGCCCGATCTCGGTGCAGAACGAATATTCGCTGATGTGCCGTCTGGCCGATACCGATGTGTCGGAAACCTGCGTGAACGAACAGATCGACATGCTGTCTTTCTCCCCCCTCGCCGCAGGGCTGCTGACCGGGAAATATCAGGGTGGCAAGGTGCCCGCCGGATCGCGCCTCTCGCTGAACGAAAATTTGGGGGGCCGCGTCACACCCCGCGCCTTTGAGGCGGTTGCCGCCTACCTTGATGTGGCGCAGAAACACGGGCTCGACCCGGTGCAGATGGCGCTGGCGTGGTGCGCGACGCGGCCCTTCATGGGCTCGGTGATCTTTGGCGCGACCAGCCTTGAGCAGCTTGATGTGGCGCTTGGCGGGGCCGACCTGACCCTGAGCGATGAGGTGATGGCCGACCTTGATGCGGCACATAAATCCCATCCGATGCCTTACTGA
- a CDS encoding MHYT domain-containing protein, translated as MFRVAHTIHHDHDLGLVLLAALLCIFGSWVVSRLYKHVLDQPRRQAMIWCYLTAMTAGITVWCTHFIAILAYQLDAPATFHFSLTFLSLIIAIIGSTLGVIIAGLVKSRRATILGGTIFGLAIAAMHYTGMVAYRVQGTIHWDIQYLVASVIISVVLTTLALGAARRGGRRSVLSMAGLLALAIILLHFTGMAAFQVTPLPALPDYANPVEYRLIALIIAGTATVIALAAFFSYVVENRTRSESVEELRKARDAAESASRAKSEFMSVLSHELRTPLTIVIGYASFLSELKNHNLSKLAPEEKPAPQHFEKMGDQAQLYGQRIKFAGGQLLTIINDILDYTNMELNELALDKTLFDTRALLEEVVEEHHGSAHDKTATLHIDTPALSVTADRRRSLQLLGHIVGNALKFSKARDIYLRVRLQSGGFCFEVEDNGVGIAAEDLDRIFEAFTQIEDAGDRAEGGTGLGLAICKKLALAHGGDITVKSTLSQGTTFTVFIPGATQATAPAKLAKAS; from the coding sequence ATGTTCCGGGTCGCCCACACTATTCACCATGATCATGACCTCGGACTTGTGCTTTTGGCAGCACTGCTTTGCATATTTGGCAGTTGGGTTGTCTCACGCCTTTATAAACATGTGCTTGACCAGCCACGTCGGCAGGCGATGATTTGGTGTTACCTTACCGCGATGACCGCGGGGATCACGGTTTGGTGCACCCATTTCATTGCGATCCTCGCCTATCAACTTGATGCGCCTGCTACCTTTCACTTTTCGCTGACGTTCCTGTCGCTGATCATCGCCATCATCGGCTCTACCTTGGGCGTTATCATCGCGGGTTTGGTTAAATCGCGCCGCGCAACGATCCTTGGTGGGACGATCTTTGGGTTGGCCATCGCAGCCATGCACTATACTGGCATGGTTGCCTACCGGGTGCAGGGTACGATCCACTGGGACATCCAGTATTTGGTCGCTTCTGTAATAATTTCAGTCGTGTTGACGACGCTCGCATTGGGTGCCGCCCGGCGCGGAGGCCGGCGAAGTGTTCTGTCGATGGCAGGGCTTTTGGCCTTGGCTATCATCCTGTTGCATTTCACCGGCATGGCCGCTTTTCAGGTAACCCCACTTCCGGCGCTGCCTGACTATGCCAATCCAGTCGAATACCGTCTGATCGCGCTGATCATTGCGGGAACAGCCACCGTTATCGCCCTCGCCGCGTTCTTTAGCTATGTGGTTGAGAACCGCACCCGCAGCGAAAGCGTCGAGGAGTTGCGCAAAGCCCGCGATGCCGCCGAAAGTGCGAGCCGCGCGAAATCGGAATTCATGAGCGTGCTAAGCCATGAGTTACGCACCCCGCTGACCATCGTTATCGGCTACGCCAGCTTTCTGTCCGAACTCAAAAACCATAACCTTTCCAAGCTTGCCCCCGAAGAAAAACCCGCGCCCCAGCATTTTGAGAAAATGGGCGATCAGGCACAGCTTTATGGGCAGCGTATCAAATTCGCTGGCGGGCAGTTGTTGACCATCATCAACGACATCCTCGACTACACCAATATGGAACTGAACGAGCTTGCGCTGGACAAGACGCTCTTCGACACGCGCGCGCTTTTGGAAGAGGTGGTCGAAGAGCATCATGGCTCGGCCCACGATAAAACGGCGACACTGCATATCGACACCCCCGCGCTTAGCGTCACTGCCGACCGCCGCCGCAGCCTGCAATTGCTGGGTCATATCGTCGGGAACGCGCTAAAGTTCTCCAAAGCCCGCGACATCTATTTGCGGGTTCGACTTCAATCGGGCGGGTTCTGCTTTGAGGTCGAAGACAACGGCGTGGGCATTGCCGCAGAAGACCTAGACCGCATTTTCGAAGCCTTCACCCAGATCGAAGACGCCGGAGACCGCGCCGAAGGTGGCACAGGTCTGGGGCTGGCGATCTGCAAGAAACTGGCCCTCGCCCATGGCGGTGATATCACGGTAAAAAGCACGCTTAGCCAAGGGACGACCTTTACCGTCTTCATCCCCGGTGCGACCCAAGCAACCGCGCCCGCGAAACTGGCCAAAGCGAGCTAA
- a CDS encoding NUDIX hydrolase — protein sequence MTIDKTQIRNAATVIVLRDRHVTPHILMGQRGAKAAFMPNKFVFPGGAVDATDAQVPLAAPVNTLCHGRLCDDAEPSLAHAIAVAAIRELWEETGLVLGRKGAWEGDVPADWRTFAATGHLPDASALQFVFRALTPPGRPRRFDARFFLVDAEDIASDPDDFDAACDELSHLQWVPLSRARSFDMPFITEVVLAEVAARARDTNPPASVPFFKNNDEESLFLRLHGRPMTG from the coding sequence ATGACCATCGACAAGACCCAAATCCGCAACGCCGCCACAGTGATCGTGCTGCGCGACCGCCATGTGACCCCGCATATCCTGATGGGGCAACGTGGGGCCAAGGCGGCATTTATGCCTAATAAATTCGTTTTCCCCGGCGGTGCAGTTGATGCCACGGATGCGCAGGTGCCGCTCGCCGCGCCGGTGAACACGCTGTGTCACGGCAGGCTTTGCGACGATGCCGAACCCTCCTTGGCCCATGCCATCGCCGTCGCCGCCATTCGTGAGTTGTGGGAAGAGACCGGTCTGGTGCTGGGCCGCAAGGGCGCGTGGGAGGGCGATGTGCCCGCCGATTGGCGGACCTTCGCCGCCACCGGCCATCTGCCTGACGCCTCTGCCCTGCAATTCGTGTTTCGCGCGCTGACACCTCCGGGCCGCCCGCGCCGTTTTGATGCGCGGTTCTTTCTCGTCGATGCCGAAGACATCGCCAGTGACCCCGATGATTTCGACGCCGCCTGTGATGAGCTTTCGCATCTGCAATGGGTGCCATTAAGCCGGGCGCGTTCCTTTGATATGCCCTTTATCACCGAGGTCGTGCTGGCCGAAGTCGCCGCCCGCGCGCGTGACACAAACCCACCCGCCTCGGTGCCATTTTTCAAAAACAACGACGAAGAGAGTCTTTTCCTGCGCCTGCACGGTCGCCCGATGACGGGTTAA
- a CDS encoding DMT family transporter, whose translation MDSIFAPDLWILVALAAATFQTGRFMLQKHLATDTLSAGGATFARFLYSAPFIALLLPLYLGLSGQALPSLGPGFWLYGAMGGTAQIMATVCVVLLFKQRNFAVGITFKKTEVIQTVLMGWIVLGEGVSGAGFAAIALGVFGLLLLSGGAEAKGLRLADLRNRAAGLGIASGFLFAISAVCYRGASLAVASDDPLLRAGVTLAAVVLMQTLIMAVWLRLREPGQMRRIWAARRVAVWIGLTSMGGSLCWFIAFTLQNAAYVKALGQVELMLSIAASTLFFRERISRREWAGMAVLALSILALVLAT comes from the coding sequence ATGGACAGTATTTTCGCCCCCGATCTGTGGATCCTCGTCGCCCTTGCCGCAGCCACGTTTCAGACGGGGCGCTTCATGCTGCAAAAGCATCTGGCGACCGATACGCTGTCGGCAGGTGGGGCGACGTTTGCGCGGTTTCTCTACTCTGCGCCCTTCATCGCGCTGCTGCTGCCGCTCTATCTGGGTCTTAGCGGGCAGGCGCTGCCCTCGCTAGGGCCGGGGTTCTGGCTGTACGGGGCGATGGGCGGCACGGCGCAGATCATGGCGACGGTCTGCGTGGTGCTGCTGTTTAAGCAACGCAACTTTGCCGTCGGCATCACCTTTAAGAAGACCGAAGTGATCCAGACCGTGCTGATGGGCTGGATCGTACTGGGCGAAGGTGTCTCGGGCGCGGGGTTTGCTGCCATTGCACTTGGGGTTTTCGGCCTGTTGCTTCTATCTGGTGGGGCCGAGGCCAAGGGGCTGCGGTTGGCCGATCTCCGCAACCGCGCGGCGGGGCTGGGGATTGCTTCGGGGTTTTTGTTCGCGATTTCGGCGGTCTGCTATCGCGGCGCGTCGCTGGCCGTGGCCTCTGACGATCCGCTGCTGCGTGCGGGCGTGACGCTGGCGGCGGTGGTGCTGATGCAGACGCTGATCATGGCCGTCTGGCTGCGCCTTCGCGAACCGGGGCAGATGCGCCGGATTTGGGCGGCGCGGCGGGTGGCGGTCTGGATTGGGCTGACCTCGATGGGCGGGTCGCTGTGCTGGTTCATCGCCTTCACCTTGCAAAACGCAGCCTATGTGAAGGCTTTGGGGCAGGTGGAGCTGATGCTCAGCATCGCCGCTTCGACCCTGTTCTTCCGCGAAAGGATCTCGCGCCGGGAATGGGCGGGGATGGCCGTTCTGGCGCTGTCGATCCTAGCGCTGGTGCTGGCGACTTAA
- a CDS encoding Lrp/AsnC ligand binding domain-containing protein has translation MANELFNLDRFDSAILSVLAEDGRISITDLAHRIGLSKSPTQARLRRLEESGVILGYRALLDPIRLGLDHVAFVEVRLNDTREAALRAFNLAVAKVPEIEQAHMIASHFDYLIKVRTRSMSEYRRFLGEVISTLPHVASTSTYVAMEAVKETMLADTA, from the coding sequence ATGGCAAATGAACTTTTTAATCTCGACCGTTTTGACAGCGCGATTCTTTCCGTTTTGGCGGAGGATGGGCGTATCAGCATCACCGACCTTGCACACCGCATCGGCCTGTCGAAATCGCCGACCCAAGCGCGGCTGAGGCGGTTGGAAGAAAGCGGCGTGATCCTAGGATACCGCGCCCTGCTGGACCCGATTAGGCTGGGGCTGGATCACGTGGCCTTTGTGGAGGTGCGCCTTAACGACACGCGCGAGGCGGCCTTGCGGGCCTTCAACCTTGCCGTGGCCAAAGTGCCTGAGATCGAGCAGGCGCATATGATCGCAAGCCATTTTGATTACCTTATCAAAGTACGCACGCGGAGCATGTCGGAATATCGGAGGTTTCTGGGTGAGGTTATTTCGACCCTGCCGCATGTGGCCAGCACCTCGACCTATGTGGCGATGGAGGCGGTGAAAGAAACCATGCTTGCAGATACGGCATAA
- the metG gene encoding methionine--tRNA ligase, whose translation MTRHLITSAIPYINGIKHLGNLVGSQLPADLYARYQRGRGQDVLFLCATDEHGTPAELAAAKAGKPVEEYCAEMYETQARIAEGFGLSFDHFGRSSSPQNRKLTQHFAGALADQGLIEEVSQRQIYSPTDGRFLPDRYVEGTCPNCGFEDARGDQCDNCTKQLDPEDLINPRSTISGATDLEMRETKHLFLRQSKLKDELDGWINSKTDWPVLTTSIAKKWLHDGEGLQDRGITRDLSWGVPVKRGDQDWPGMEGKVFYVWFDAPIEYIACAQEWVDAGKGTDWESWWRTDKGADDVRYTQFMGKDNVPFHTLSFPATIKGSGEPWKLVDYIKSFNYLTYDGGQFSTSRGRGVFMDQALEILPADYWRWWLLSHAPETSDAEFTWENFQASVNKDLADVLGNFVSRITKFCRSKFGEAVPEAGEYGEAEYALIEDITARVARYETLMEAMEVRKSAAELRGIWAAGNEYLQAQAPWTAFKTDPDRAAAQVRLALNLIPLYAVLSAPFIPSAAASMLEAMKVEDMPWPDDVPAALGKLAPGHAFEVPEVLFAKISDEDRENWSERFAGKRD comes from the coding sequence ATGACACGCCACCTCATCACCTCCGCCATCCCTTATATCAACGGGATCAAACATCTGGGTAACCTTGTGGGCAGCCAGCTGCCTGCCGACCTCTATGCGCGCTACCAGCGTGGCCGGGGGCAGGATGTTCTGTTCCTCTGCGCCACCGACGAACACGGCACCCCTGCCGAACTCGCCGCCGCCAAAGCGGGCAAACCGGTCGAGGAATACTGCGCTGAGATGTATGAAACACAGGCCCGCATCGCCGAAGGCTTTGGCCTGTCGTTCGACCACTTTGGCCGTTCTTCCAGCCCGCAAAACCGAAAGCTGACCCAGCATTTCGCAGGCGCACTGGCGGATCAGGGGCTGATCGAAGAGGTCTCTCAGCGCCAGATTTATTCGCCCACCGACGGCCGCTTTCTGCCCGACCGCTATGTCGAAGGCACCTGCCCCAACTGCGGATTCGAGGACGCGCGTGGCGACCAATGTGACAACTGCACCAAGCAGCTTGACCCCGAAGACCTAATCAATCCGCGCTCCACCATCTCGGGCGCGACCGATCTTGAGATGCGGGAAACCAAACATCTGTTCCTGCGCCAAAGCAAGCTGAAGGACGAGTTGGACGGCTGGATCAATTCCAAGACCGATTGGCCCGTACTAACCACCTCAATCGCCAAGAAATGGCTGCATGACGGTGAGGGTCTGCAAGACCGGGGCATCACCCGCGACCTGAGCTGGGGTGTGCCCGTGAAGCGCGGCGATCAGGATTGGCCGGGCATGGAAGGCAAGGTCTTCTACGTCTGGTTCGACGCGCCGATCGAATATATTGCCTGCGCGCAGGAATGGGTCGATGCGGGCAAAGGCACTGACTGGGAAAGCTGGTGGCGCACCGACAAGGGCGCCGATGACGTGCGCTATACCCAGTTCATGGGCAAGGACAACGTGCCCTTCCACACGCTGAGCTTCCCGGCCACGATCAAAGGCTCGGGCGAGCCGTGGAAGCTGGTGGATTACATCAAATCATTTAACTACCTGACCTATGACGGCGGCCAGTTCTCCACCTCGCGCGGGCGCGGTGTGTTCATGGATCAGGCGTTGGAAATACTGCCCGCAGATTACTGGCGCTGGTGGCTGCTCAGCCACGCGCCAGAGACATCGGATGCCGAATTCACATGGGAGAATTTTCAAGCCTCGGTGAACAAGGATCTGGCCGATGTGCTGGGCAACTTCGTCAGCCGCATCACCAAATTCTGCCGTTCCAAGTTTGGCGAAGCGGTTCCGGAAGCAGGGGAATACGGCGAGGCGGAGTACGCTTTGATCGAAGACATCACCGCCCGCGTCGCGCGTTACGAAACGCTGATGGAAGCGATGGAAGTGCGCAAATCTGCCGCTGAATTGCGTGGTATTTGGGCGGCGGGCAACGAATATCTGCAAGCCCAAGCGCCTTGGACCGCATTCAAAACCGATCCCGACAGGGCCGCCGCACAGGTGCGTTTGGCACTGAACCTGATCCCGCTCTACGCGGTGCTGTCCGCACCCTTCATCCCAAGCGCCGCTGCGTCGATGCTGGAAGCGATGAAGGTCGAAGATATGCCTTGGCCCGACGACGTACCTGCGGCCCTCGGCAAGCTCGCGCCCGGCCATGCTTTTGAAGTGCCCGAAGTGCTGTTTGCAAAGATCAGCGATGAGGACCGTGAGAATTGGTCTGAACGCTTCGCGGGCAAGCGGGACTGA
- a CDS encoding MFS transporter produces MRLLISFAALFFSVILLQLSTGGVGPIDVLSGVQLGFSRQEIGMLGSAHFLGFFIGCWWAPRLMGSVGHSRAFAAFTAAGSIGLMAHMMVVDPYAWGLMRVASGMCVAGCYTVIEAWMQAKVTNETRGRTMGVYRVVDMSGSLAAQLIVGVLAPASYVSYNLLAIGCCAALLPLTLTKVRPPETPNQPRLRPRLAFDRSPLAAAGVVVAAVSSASFRMVGPIYGQEVGLSATQIAWFLAAFVLGGALAQYPMGILADKYDRRWVLIWLSVAAMGGCAVTVMGAGYGTMGIMLSAGLFGATTFPIYSVSAAHAHDFASSDERVELSAALMFFFAVGAIGAPYLASVLIDGFGASALFAMIAVAHGVLVIFGLARMRARPTRTDRTPYVYAPRTTFLIGRLLGRTRDRD; encoded by the coding sequence ATGCGCCTGCTCATTTCCTTCGCCGCCCTGTTTTTCTCGGTCATCCTTTTGCAACTCTCCACCGGGGGCGTGGGGCCTATCGACGTGCTTTCTGGCGTGCAGCTTGGGTTTAGCCGTCAAGAAATCGGTATGCTCGGCTCGGCGCATTTTCTGGGGTTTTTCATCGGCTGCTGGTGGGCACCGCGTCTGATGGGCAGCGTCGGCCACAGCCGCGCCTTTGCCGCCTTCACCGCTGCCGGGTCGATCGGGTTGATGGCGCATATGATGGTGGTCGATCCATACGCATGGGGCCTGATGCGGGTGGCATCGGGCATGTGCGTGGCGGGCTGCTATACGGTGATCGAGGCGTGGATGCAGGCCAAGGTCACCAATGAGACGCGCGGGCGCACCATGGGCGTTTACCGGGTGGTCGACATGAGCGGTTCGCTCGCCGCACAACTGATCGTCGGCGTGCTCGCCCCGGCGTCATATGTCTCGTATAATCTGCTCGCCATCGGCTGCTGTGCCGCACTGTTGCCCCTGACGCTGACCAAAGTCCGCCCGCCAGAGACGCCCAACCAACCAAGGCTGCGCCCGCGGCTTGCCTTTGACCGTTCGCCTTTGGCGGCGGCGGGTGTCGTGGTGGCGGCGGTCTCAAGCGCGTCGTTCCGGATGGTCGGGCCGATCTACGGCCAAGAAGTGGGCCTCAGCGCCACACAGATCGCTTGGTTCCTTGCCGCTTTCGTGCTCGGCGGGGCGCTGGCACAATATCCGATGGGGATTCTCGCCGACAAATACGACCGCCGCTGGGTGTTGATCTGGCTGTCGGTCGCGGCGATGGGCGGCTGCGCTGTCACGGTGATGGGCGCGGGCTATGGCACCATGGGGATCATGCTTTCGGCAGGGCTGTTCGGGGCCACGACCTTTCCGATCTATTCGGTATCTGCCGCCCATGCCCATGACTTCGCCAGTTCGGACGAGCGGGTCGAACTATCTGCCGCCTTGATGTTCTTTTTCGCCGTGGGCGCCATCGGCGCACCCTACCTTGCCTCTGTCCTGATAGACGGCTTCGGTGCATCGGCGTTGTTCGCGATGATCGCGGTGGCCCATGGGGTTTTGGTGATCTTCGGCCTAGCCCGGATGCGCGCCCGCCCCACACGGACCGACCGCACGCCTTACGTCTATGCCCCGCGCACCACCTTCCTCATCGGGCGGCTGCTGGGCCGCACCCGAGACCGCGACTAG